A stretch of Kazachstania africana CBS 2517 chromosome 7, complete genome DNA encodes these proteins:
- the FPR2 gene encoding peptidylprolyl isomerase family protein FPR2 (similar to Saccharomyces cerevisiae FPR2 (YDR519W); ancestral locus Anc_1.28), with protein MRFTSLLCGVIGATVVFAKLNPEDLLDVGEVGIEITKQIPIDECKIKASNGDTVVVHYTGKLEESDEVFDSSYEREKPLTFQLGVGQVIRGWDLGLLGMCVGEERTLTIPSGYGYGTRGIPGLIPGDATLVFDVKLINAVNKN; from the coding sequence ATGCGTTTTACAAGCTTATTATGTGGTGTTATTGGTGCAACAGTAGTTTTCGCCAAGTTGAATCCTGAGGACCTTTTAGACGTCGGTGAAGTCGGCATTGAAATTACAAAACAGATCCCAATTGACGAATGCAAAATTAAGGCATCAAATGGCGACACTGTAGTAGTGCATTACACTGGGAAGCTCGAAGAATCAGATGAAGTATTCGATTCCAGTTATGAAAGAGAGAAACCGCTTACTTTCCAGTTAGGTGTTGGTCAAGTCATTAGAGGCTGGGATTTAGGTCTGCTCGGTATGTGCGTAGGTGAAGAGCGTACACTCACTATACCAAGTGGATATGGTTACGGTACTAGGGGGATCCCTGGTCTTATTCCTGGAGATGCTACCCTGGTGTTTGATGTTAAGTTAATTAATGCTGTTAATAAGAATTGA
- the SPS2 gene encoding Sps2p (similar to Saccharomyces cerevisiae SPS22 (YCL048W) and SPS2 (YDR522C); ancestral locus Anc_1.25) — translation MKVSTLFLLPVMANAINFPRHKFLIDNINLVRADATYVKKNIADKCSDGNHIIGTANDLRSLANDCTEVKGSIEISSSYRDSEIDFSSIKEVDGSIKISDSSSVVSVSGNHLEKVGGSFEIKNLTSLVSVSLDKLSDVQEIEWNILPLLNSLSLNKDIKNLRKISISDTALSNINVFSNIKELDILNVNNNRFLERINSNVEKINKKFSIHANSKELVLEMNDLHSVGDISIRDLSLINFPKLEYVNKSMEFIENSMKSIEIKNLKAVDGTVGIIDNDNLEKVDLNDLENIDGALMISNNTNLKSINFFKNLKQIGGAIRFEGKFSETDFPNLKLVKGSAFINSKSDSFDCGTWVATKNGRSFIRGGKIQCTSDKKESLVNLTDEGEVLDTKTSEKDDFQEDTTNKTTGSSPTTATSSKQKDKTKKTSDGLSLKPTTKVRLIICTCLILFKSLY, via the coding sequence ATGAAAGTTTCTactttatttcttttgcCAGTGATGGCTAATGCTATCAATTTCCCAAGACACAAATTCcttattgataatataaatCTAGTTAGAGCTGATGCTACATAcgttaaaaaaaatattgctgATAAATGCTCCGATGGCAACCATATCATTGGCACCGCTAATGACTTGAGAAGTCTAGCAAATGACTGCACCGAAGTAAAAGGCtccattgaaatttcaagctCCTACAGAGACTCTGAGATTGATTTTTCTAGCATTAAGGAAGTTGATGGGAgtattaaaatttctgattcttcttctgtcGTTTCTGTCAGTGGTAATCATTTAGAAAAGGTTGGAGgttcttttgaaataaagAACTTAACTTCGTTAGTATCTGTTAGTTTAGATAAATTGAGTGACGTCCAGGAAATTGAGTGGAACATTTTACCATTGTTAAACTCACTTTCATTGAACAaagatattaaaaatttgagaaaaattaGCATCTCTGACACAGctctttcaaatataaatgtCTTCTCTAACATTAAAGAATTGGACATACTTAATGTTAATAACAATAGATTCTTGGAAAGAATTAATTCAAATGTGGAAAAgatcaataaaaaatttagtaTCCATGCCAATTCAAAAGAACTGGTGCTGGAAATGAATGATTTACATTCAGTTGGTGACATTTCTATTAGAGATCTGtctttgattaatttcCCAAAATTAGAATATGTCAATAAATCGATGGagtttattgaaaattcaatgaaatccATAGAGATTAAAAATCTTAAAGCTGTGGATGGCACTGTAGGAATTATTGATAACGataatcttgaaaaagttgatttaaatgatcTCGAAAATATTGATGGTGCTTTGATGATTTCCAATAATACCAATCTAAAATCCattaactttttcaaaaatttaaagCAAATTGGTGGAGCTATAAGGTTTGAAGGTAAATTTAGTGAGACTGATTTCCCAAATTTAAAACTTGTCAAAGGAAGTGCCTTTATTAACAGTAAATCAGACAGCTTCGATTGTGGCACATGGGTAGCTACAAAAAATGGACGTTCATTCATTAGAGGTGGCAAAATTCAATGTACTTCAGATAAAAAGGAAAGTCTTGTAAATTTGACTGACGAAGGTGAAGTGCTTGATACCAAAACATCAGAAAAGGATGATTTCCAAGAAGATACTACAAACAAAACGACCGGTTCCTCCCCTACGACAGCAACTTCTTCGAAACAGAAAGATAAGACTAAAAAGACAAGCGATGGCCTTTCCTTAAAACCAACTACCAAAGTAAGATTGATTATCTGCACATGTTTAATCCTGTTCAAGAGTTTATATTGA
- the EMI2 gene encoding putative glucokinase (similar to Saccharomyces cerevisiae GLK1 (YCL040W) and EMI2 (YDR516C); ancestral locus Anc_1.33) — protein MSFDKLHKEAEGVLLEEAGRISKQFEITSEKLHELTHYFIDQMDVGLNAAATREERGLPMCPSYVTGTPNGTETGTFLAAELGGTNFRVYSVKLNGDHTYEIEQLKSKIPEELLDEPTLSSADLFSYMARRTKVFMHKYHPEVFEKGYGKSLKLGFTFSYPVDQNSLNSGTLLRWTKGFNIKDAVGSDVVQLYQDQLDDLGLDMINIVALTNDTIGTFLSLCYSSGSPESIKKGEISQPVIGAIFGTGTNGCYMEKVTNIGKLSEETREKLINEGKEEMCINTEWGSFDNDLKYLPTTKYDIDIDQKFSNNPGYHLFEKRVAGMFLGEILRNVLVDLHDRHLILNQFRTHDQLPHRLKTPFELSSDVMARIEIDDSSTLRETELSFLQRLRLPTTFSERKAIQMIVRAISRRSAYLAAVPMAAILIKTGVLNKRYHGEVEIGCHGAIFEFYPGFRTMLREGLALTPIGSDGERKIHLRLTKNSSGVGSALCALVA, from the coding sequence ATGTCATTCGACAAGTTACACAAAGAAGCAGAAGGAGTTTTACTCGAGGAAGCTGGTAGGATATCTAAGCAATTTGAAATCACCTCTGAGAAGCTTCATGAATTAACACACTATTTCATAGACCAAATGGACGTTGGGTTGAATGCCGCCGCTACACGTGAAGAAAGAGGTCTCCCAATGTGTCCTTCATACGTTACAGGCACTCCGAACGGTACAGAAACCGGTACCTTCCTAGCTGCAGAACTTGGTGGAACAAACTTCAGAGTATATTCAGTCAAGTTGAACGGTGATCACACATATGAGATCGAGCAGTTAAAATCCAAGATACCTGAAGAATTACTAGATGAACCAACTTTATCTAGTGCCGATTTATTCAGCTACATGGCCAGGAGAACAAAAGTCTTCATGCATAAATATCATCCCGAAGTATTCGAAAAGGGCTACGGGAAATCATTGAAACTAGGGTTCACTTTCTCTTATCCAGTCGATCAAAATAGCTTAAATTCAGGTACTTTGCTTAGATGGACTAAGGGTTTTAATATCAAGGATGCTGTGGGAAGTGACGTTGTGCAATTATATCAGGATCAATTGGACGATTTAGGTCTTGACATGATCAATATTGTAGCTCTGACAAACGATACAATCGGTACCTTTCTATCTCTATGTTATTCCTCTGGTTCTCCAGAATCTATAAAGAAAGGTGAAATTTCACAACCTGTCATCGGTGCAATCTTTGGTACAGGTACAAATGGTTGCTACATGGAAAAAGTGACAAATATAGGTAAATTGTCAGAAGAAACAAGAGAAAAGTTAATAAATGAAGGAAAGGAAGAGATGTGCATAAATACGGAATGGGGGtcatttgataatgatttgaaatacTTGCCTACGACAAAATAcgatattgatattgatcaaaaattttcgaatAATCCTGGTTATCATCTTTTCGAAAAGAGGGTAGCCGGTATGTTCCTTGGTGAGATCTTAAGAAATGTGCTAGTCGATTTACATGACCGTCATTTGATCTTGAATCAATTCAGGACACATGATCAATTACCACATAGGTTGAAAACCCCATTTGAATTATCAAGTGACGTAATGgcaagaattgaaattgatgattctTCAACGTTGAGAGAAACTGAACTATCCTTTTTACAAAGACTAAGATTACCAACAACATTTAGTGAACGTAAAGCTATTCAAATGATTGTCCGTGCCATTTCAAGAAGGTCCGCATATTTAGCTGCTGTACCAATGGCTGCCATCTTGATAAAGACTGGCGTTTTGAACAAGAGATATCATGGAGAAGTAGAAATTGGCTGCCATGGTGCAATCTTTGAGTTTTATCCAGGTTTCAGGACAATGTTAAGAGAAGGACTTGCATTGACTCCAATTGGATCAGACGGTGAACGTAAAATTCATTTGCGTCTCACTAAAAACTCATCAGGTGTAGGCTCTGCGTTATGTGCACTAGTTGCTTAG
- the GRH1 gene encoding Grh1p (similar to Saccharomyces cerevisiae GRH1 (YDR517W); ancestral locus Anc_1.32) encodes MFRIAKNLVKTFEQSVSSLSGDSNQLDAFFQSIPPNLIIPQLSQQNQQDFNDVVSGLRILWCDEFQLQLQSFFDYIVGINDDPLPLVQNQYGFTYPDYNAIFQILNDSLNSTVKLSIWSAKGGVFRDVYLQVPTKNVNQLEDVSLSTINDNGNQNHTAKLFSDLGFKVQWTPLIASTFTYHVLQLNIPDGPAQQAGLIADEDYIIGCQDGLLATGGETLLQDIVRSRANHDLVLYVYNKTCDCVRPITVRIGPDGRLGCGVGYGFLHRIPTVKQTELSNEQEQPQMPILPPQSSDTFVPQVALPVASSSHKKKKPVTSANNAMSAYFDEGKDQSPKPKSTSHTPSPVAPPPKKSHD; translated from the coding sequence ATGTTTAGGATTGCTAAGAATCTGGTCAAGACTTTCGAACAGAGTGTGTCTTCCTTATCCGGGGATTCTAATCAATTGGATGCGTTTTTCCAATCGATTCCCCCAAATCTAATTATACCACAACTAAGCCAACAGAATCAACAAGACTTCAATGATGTGGTTTCTGGACTAAGAATCCTATGGTGTGACGAGTTTCAATTGCAACTACAGTCCTTTTTCGACTATATCGTAGGGATAAATGACGATCCATTGCCCCTCgttcaaaatcaatacGGCTTCACTTATCCTGACTATAATGCCATCTTCCAGATTTTAAACGATAGCCTCAACTCGACGGTCAAATTAAGCATTTGGTCCGCCAAAGGTGGTGTCTTTAGAGACGTCTATTTGCAAGTTCCCACAAAAAATGTCAACCAATTAGAAGATGTCTCATTGTCAACAATAAATGACAACGGTAATCAAAATCATACTGCTAAATTATTTTCCGATCTGGGTTTTAAAGTTCAATGGACACCTCTGATTGCATCGACTTTCACATATCACGTTCTCCAATTGAACATCCCAGACGGTCCAGCACAACAAGCTGGATTAATTGCTGATGAGGATTATATCATTGGATGTCAGGATGGTCTCTTGGCCACCGGTGGAGAGACCCTGCTGCAAGATATAGTAAGATCGAGGGCTAACCACGACCTCGTTCTATACGTCTATAACAAAACGTGTGACTGTGTAAGGCCCATTACAGTCCGCATTGGACCAGATGGCAGATTAGGTTGCGGTGTTGGTTACGGATTTTTACATAGAATACCAACCGTGAAACAAACTGAACTGTCAAATGAGCAAGAACAACCTCAGATGCCAATTCTACCACCACAGTCTAGTGACACATTTGTCCCACAGGTGGCTCTACCGGTAGCATCCTCTTCTcataagaagaagaagccTGTTACCAGTGCGAATAACGCGATGTCAGCTTATTTTGATGAAGGTAAAGACCAATCACCAAAACCTAAAAGTACTTCCCATACACCTTCGCCGGTGGCACCTCCACCAAAGAAATCTCATGActga
- the SLD5 gene encoding DNA replication protein SLD5 (similar to Saccharomyces cerevisiae SLD5 (YDR489W); ancestral locus Anc_3.94): MDVNIDDILAELDQDTTAVDYKVDASSSQNAINSTNDQTVLNSSLTNTKIQPTISLEKDYKLLLRHWQNERFSPELLPYPHLLMERLLRRVSTQIESIELISMNLIDNDNVDTSKNGNNLNMLPLLVMEAELERVKFVIRSFIRCRLSKIDKFSLYLRTIRDNEGGNDRSINGLLSESEVVYHQKHFNILLKIFNNSILQHLPSELQAINDTEGSVNMIDAPDWDKFVFVLVTGPPNSNFSEDPLLIKSQDKFYYNVTVEELNEDIELTVGSIYVLRYSVIKTLLTDGKVQLI, encoded by the coding sequence atggatgTTAATATCGACGATATACTGGCTGAACTTGACCAAGATACTACAGCTGTAGATTATAAAGTGGATGCATCAAGTTCACAAAACGCAATCAATAGCACGAACGACCAAACAGTtctcaattcttcattaaCAAACACGAAAATTCAACCCACAATATCACTGGAAAAAGATTATAAACTATTACTTAGACACTGGCAAAATGAGAGATTTTCTCCTGAGCTCTTACCTTATCCTCATTTGCTAATGGAACGATTACTAAGGAGAGTTAGCACTCAAATCGAATCCATCGAGCTAATTTCGATGAATTTAATCGATAACGACAATGTGGATACTTCCAAAAATGGAAACAACTTGAATATGCTTCCTCTGCTAGTCATGGAAGCTGAGTTAGAAAGAGTCAAGTTCGTTATAAGAAGCTTCATACGATGTAGACtgtcaaaaattgataaattttcactATATTTGAGAACTATCAGAGATAATGAAGGTGGGAACGATAGATCTATCAATGGGTTGCTTTCAGAAAGTGAAGTAGTCTATCACCAAAAGCATTttaatattcttttaaaaatatttaataaCTCAATATTACAACACTTGCCGTCTGAATTGCAAGCAATTAATGACACAGAGGGAAGTGTCAATATGATTGATGCGCCAGACTGGGAcaaatttgtttttgtaCTCGTTACAGGTCCTCCAAATTCCAATTTTAGTGAAGATCCCCTACTGATAAAGTCGCAGGATAAATTTTACTACAACGTTACTGTAGAAGAACTTAACGAAGATATTGAACTCACCGTTGGAAGCATTTACGTCCTCAGATATAGCGTCATTAAAACTCTATTAACCGATGGTAAAGTACAGCTTATATAG
- the URC2 gene encoding Urc2p (similar to Saccharomyces cerevisiae YDR520C; ancestral locus Anc_1.26), whose protein sequence is MSGNADSKSADSLKPLTRFVEVGPGQVEEQNVGHASVNPPTEKSSSSSTPGVETNPVKLERDKKRGEEELKESHAIDSQNKKPRKKRRTFSCDTCRKFKTRCDFEPLLGKCHRCGVLNIDCSLTKEREDEIISAIETSSTDRKPKSKPSSLHRKETSSNKPSIAVTGSASESGHPLVNSLNDRLSILERSFNNLNSKIDLIVLLLQGSTTAASNANNLLSTHRQGSHDTVDNALNENTKPPSSIKPSVSSLKKNINTELKHNETNQNTASSKIGNNAMVPFSNLSNKNSFSEGFKLREYPAKLIDDIDERLFPSKPTSKQEKIAQEQRPEAVARAHFMIFYEKHRSLCHKLSKEFLVRSHFWIIPGGVKDIDSTYVRKNLFITSVFTIIAMSFADNDKFAEEQEMLYPLVERFLTNTLTMFEKLTDHDIEAILYCCMFHISKKAKRHRQLKFNSLVLSNFALFSLLNNIDFHKIKERVLYKEEYNSTDLYHLRILNSLTACHLENSITHGTIRPQDATLKEFNNLVAKFPQANFGDDIKISQINLGDILVTILMDFRDYFKNFKTVFLQTHALHSKTGFATGTLLVFPELDYWLKNWEELLAKDGGGVLLFTFDFYHIMICRSFIAEFLEDMNEAPDFLRSVLFTIKEHAFSLLKGVLRLPPTLLRGAPILTMNELVYACLTLGDFLHWFDSTERQQILSICTEVYWHLNTIGEKLNEVTENVGKIIKSIITISKSKINTLPTLLSKVSKPSALSNVSNIDQPSKNDQKKKPEAPHSNGTSNKVELLQPGSPDSNMSHHSRASSTADMSQSIGQFTIPDVDQFNSFEDFFQEFFDHLKPNTQRLFSARK, encoded by the coding sequence ATGTCGGGCAACGCTGATTCGAAGAGTGCAGACTCTTTAAAGCCGTTGACAAGGTTTGTAGAAGTTGGCCCGGGTCAAGTCGAGGAACAGAACGTAGGACACGCCAGCGTGAACCCACCCACTGAAAAGAGCAGTTCTTCAAGTACACCTGGTGTGGAGACAAATCCCGTTAAACTAGAAAGAGACAAGAAGCGTGGTGAGGAGGAATTGAAGGAGTCTCATGCCATTGACTCACAGAATAAAAAACCAAGGAAAAAAAGGAGGACTTTTAGCTGTGATACATGTAGGAAATTCAAAACGCGATGTGATTTTGAGCCACTGCTAGGCAAATGCCATCGGTGTGGTGTCCTTAATATTGATTGCTCGTTGACAAAAGAGCGGGAGGACGAAATAATTTCAGCGATAGAGACTTCAAGTACTGATCGAAAGCCAAAAAGTAAGCCATCAAGTTTGCATCGGAAAGAAACTTCAAGCAATAAGCCGTCAATAGCCGTAACAGGATCTGCATCAGAATCTGGCCATCCTTTAGTGAACTCGCTGAATGATAGACTGAGTATACTGGAAAGAAGcttcaataatttaaatagtaaaattgatttaatcGTGTTGTTACTGCAAGGGTCGACAACGGCTGCCTCAAATGCGAACAATCTGCTCAGCACACATAGGCAGGGTTCCCATGATACAGTTGATAATgctttgaatgaaaataccAAGCCGCCAAGTTCAATAAAACCCTCTGTGAGtagtttgaaaaaaaatattaataccGAGTTAAAGCATAATGAGACCAACCAAAATACTGCTTCTTCTAAGATTGGAAATAATGCGATGGTCCCCTTTAGCAACTTAAGCAACAagaattccttttctgAAGGGTTTAAATTGAGAGAATATCCCGCAAAATTGATCGATGACATTGATGAAAGGCTGTTCCCTTCTAAACCTACAtcaaaacaagaaaagatcGCTCAAGAGCAGAGACCAGAGGCTGTTGCAAGGGCACATtttatgattttttatGAAAAACACAGATCTTTGTGCCACAAGCTTTCGAAGGAATTTTTGGTCAGATCACACTTCTGGATTATACCTGGCGGTGTAAAGGACATTGATAGCACTTACGTTCgtaaaaatttgtttatcACAAGTGTTTTTACAATAATTGCAATGAGTTTTgctgataatgataaatttgcaGAAGAACAGGAAATGCTGTATCCTTTAGTCGAGCGATTCCTTACAAATACTCTAACTATGTTTGAGAAACTAACAGATCATGATATTGAAGCTATCTTGTACTGTTGCATGTTCCACATATCGAAGAAAGCAAAAAGACATAGACAACTAAAGTTCAATTCGTTGGTATTGAGCAATTTTGCTTTGTTCAGTTTGCTAAATAATATAGATTTCCACAAAATAAAAGAGCGTGTACTTTACAAGGAAGAATATAATTCCACTGATTTATATCATTTGAGAAtattaaattctttaacTGCTTGtcatttggaaaattcaatCACTCACGGAACAATAAGACCACAAGATGCCACACTGAAAGAGTTTAATAACTTAGTCGCGAAATTCCCACAGGCAAACTTTGGAGACGATATTAAAATCAGTCAGATTAATTTGGGTGACATTTTAGTGACAATTTTGATGGACTTTAGAGActattttaaaaattttaagacTGTTTTTTTGCAAACCCACGCTTTGCATTCAAAGACAGGCTTTGCGACAGGAACACTTCTGGTATTTCCTGAATTAGACTATTGGCTTAAGAATTGGGAGGAACTGCTAGCCAAAGATGGAGGAGGGGTTTTATTATTCACTTTTGATTTCTATCATATTATGATCTGCAGATCATTCATTGctgaatttttggaagatATGAATGAAGCTCCAGATTTTTTGCGTAGTGTACTATTCACTATAAAGGAGCATGCCTTCTCACTCCTGAAAGGTGTATTGAGGCTACCGCCCACACTTCTCAGAGGCGCTCCGATATTAACTATGAATGAACTTGTATATGCTTGTTTAACACTCGGAGACTTTCTTCATTGGTTTGATTCTACGGAAAGGCAACAGATTTTGAGTATCTGTACCGAGGTTTACTGGCATTTGAATACAATtggtgaaaaattaaatgaagtTACAGAAAATGTCGgtaaaatcatcaaatctATTATAACTATAAGCAAAAGCAAAATTAATACGTTACCAACTTTGCTCTCGAAAGTCTCAAAACCATCTGCTTTGTCGAATGTGAGTAATATCGACCAACCTTCTAAAAATGaccaaaagaaaaagccTGAAGCACCTCATTCGAATGGTACATCAAATAAAGTGGAGCTTCTACAACCTGGTTCACCGGACAGTAATATGTCACATCACTCAAGAGCTAGTAGTACCGCAGACATGTCACAATCGATAGGACAGTTCACGATACCGGACGTCGATCAATTCAACTCTTTCGAAGACTTTTTCCAAGAGTTTTTCGATCATTTAAAGCCAAACACGCAGAGATTATTCTCCGCTCGAAAGTAG
- the EUG1 gene encoding protein disulfide isomerase EUG1 (similar to Saccharomyces cerevisiae PDI1 (YCL043C) and EUG1 (YDR518W); ancestral locus Anc_1.31), whose protein sequence is MMPLSFKSLALGCFLMFSQFFTAIRAQDIVLTDAIATDNTDIQKLSLSDFTKYIKSHDLVLAEFTMPWCPHSKILLPTLMEAATRLKEHDINVIQINCENDTMLCSHLTIEKYPTLKVIKKHRLGNTPEYTGTRTVDAIVQFMLDQTTSAVHKIESDEEMENYLQDVKLPVVVNNGLSELSKVFGETAENLINQFVFVSNPNNHSNEVTLYIPRYNITGNSTSLETAVYDGSVEDLVSNPKKLSSWLSYSILPYFMDGTPETLALYMKSDLPLAYFFYSDRHDFENYRDMFNDLGKTYRGKINFIALNSNIAQNHVKFLDLKQQYPIFVIHDSSTNFRYALPQLPDDEYLELIKRNEMVHVEKDDILKLVEDFANGEATPIMKSEEVPTVQDGLVYKLVSQTHDEIVHNPERDVIVRYYAPWCSHSKRLAKVFEEMAGLFASNEEFKDKIMFADIDSTKNDLINFPVTTYPLVALYPAGSTEPVIFSGIRIAEKILDFIKENGTHHIDGIPLLAEIRDVVKFDENGNVIHPEDTVSGTSSDTSTSTSADASTVAHDEL, encoded by the coding sequence ATGATGCCTTTAAGCTTCAAATCACTCGCTTTAGGATGTTTTCTTATGTTCAGCCAGTTTTTCACGGCAATAAGAGCTCAAGATATTGTCTTGACAGATGCCATTGCAACAGACAATACtgatattcaaaaattatcacTATCAGATTTTACCAAGTATATTAAGAGTCACGATTTGGTTCTAGCGGAATTTACCATGCCATGGTGTCCTCATTCGAAAATTCTTCTACCAACTTTAATGGAAGCTGCCACACGTCTAAAAGAGCATGATATTAAtgttattcaaataaattgtGAAAATGATACTATGCTATGTTCTCATCTGACTATCGAGAAGTACCCTACTTTGAAAGTTATCAAGAAACACCGTTTGGGTAATACCCCTGAATATACTGGTACAAGAACTGTTGATGCCATAGTTCAATTTATGCTAGATCAGACAACTTCGGCAGTTCACAAGATCGAatcagatgaagaaatggaaaattacTTACAGGATGTCAAATTACCCGTTGTTGTTAATAATGGGTTATCGGAACTTTCGAAGGTTTTTGGTGAAACTGCTGAAAATCTCATCAATCAGTTCGTTTTCGTATCAAATCCTAATaatcattcaaatgaagTTACTTTGTACATCCCTAGATACAATATCACTGGTAACTCAACTTCTTTGGAAACAGCAGTATACGATGGGTCTGTTGAGGACTTAGTTTCTAATCCAAAGAAACTCTCAAGCTGGTTGTCATACTCCATCTTACCTTATTTCATGGATGGTACTCCTGAAACTTTAGCTTTATACATGAAAAGTGACTTACCTTTGGCCTATTTCTTTTACAGTGATAGACATGACTTTGAGAATTATAGAGACATGTTTAATGACTTAGGTAAAACTTATCGTGGGAAAATAAACTTTATTGCCCTAAACTCGAACATCGCACAAAATCATGTTAAGTTCTTGGATTTGAAACAACAATACCCAATATTTGTAATTCACGATTCAAGTACCAACTTCAGATATGCTTTGCCACAATTGCCAGACGACGAATACCTGGAGCTCATAAAGAGAAATGAAATGGTACATGTAGAGAAAGAtgatatattgaaattggtTGAAGACTTCGCTAATGGAGAGGCTACGCCAATAATGAAATCTGAAGAAGTCCCTACAGTACAAGATGGCTTAGTGTATAAACTGGTCAGTCAAACGCACGATGAAATTGTTCACAATCCTGAAAGGGATGTCATAGTTAGATATTATGCACCATGGTGTTCACATAGCAAAAGGCTTGCAAAGGTTTTCGAAGAGATGGCAGGTCTTTTTGCATCAAATGAAGAGTTTAAAGATAAGATAATGTTTGCCGATATAGATTCCACCAAGAACGATTTAATTAACTTCCCAGTTACGACTTATCCACTTGTAGCATTATACCCCGCAGGCAGTACGGAACCTGTCATATTCAGTGGCATAAGAATTGCGGAGAAGATTCTagattttatcaaagaaaatggtaCCCATCATATTGATGGCATTCCACTCCTTGCTGAAATAAGAGATGTCgttaaatttgatgaaaacgGTAATGTTATCCATCCTGAAGATACCGTTTCAGGTACTTCTTCAGATACTTCCACAAGCACCTCTGCAGACGCTTCTACAGTGGCACATGATGAATTATAG